The following are encoded in a window of Flavobacteriales bacterium genomic DNA:
- a CDS encoding type IX secretion system membrane protein PorP/SprF: MSSTFARIAQVALCALLIGRATAQQDPLYSQYMFNTLAFNPAYAGSADLFTVMALSRHQWVGFEGAPVTHTLLAHSPVKVTGLSLGFSAISDKAGPVRQTSGHVDIAYRIRTGEESRLSFGLKGGINLYQAELASLTTVEADPANVDIQGDMHPNFGFGLFWHTPRSYVGLSAPKLLENSIATVSGTALVASTEARHYFLIAGHVFDIDHGLKFRPSIMFRVVEGAPWSLDLNANFLLRERIWFGAMYRVGNSFGLLGQYQVNDQFRVGYAFDLTTTSMGAYNAGTHEVMLNYDLRFIKGRTISPRYF; the protein is encoded by the coding sequence ATGAGCAGCACTTTCGCCCGCATCGCCCAGGTGGCCCTGTGCGCCCTGCTGATCGGCCGCGCCACGGCACAGCAGGACCCGCTGTATTCGCAGTACATGTTCAACACCCTGGCCTTCAACCCGGCCTATGCGGGTTCGGCGGACCTGTTCACCGTGATGGCCCTGAGCCGCCACCAGTGGGTGGGATTCGAGGGTGCACCGGTCACACATACCCTGCTGGCGCATTCTCCTGTGAAGGTCACCGGCCTTTCGCTGGGTTTTTCGGCGATCTCCGACAAGGCCGGACCCGTGCGCCAGACCTCCGGCCATGTGGACATCGCCTACCGGATCCGCACCGGTGAGGAGTCGCGGCTCTCCTTCGGATTGAAGGGGGGCATCAACCTCTACCAGGCCGAGCTCGCCTCGCTCACCACGGTGGAAGCCGATCCGGCCAATGTGGACATACAGGGTGACATGCACCCCAATTTCGGCTTCGGGCTCTTCTGGCACACGCCGCGGAGCTATGTGGGCCTGTCCGCGCCCAAGTTGCTGGAGAACAGCATCGCCACGGTGAGCGGAACGGCGCTGGTGGCATCCACCGAAGCGCGCCACTACTTCCTCATCGCCGGCCATGTGTTCGACATCGACCACGGGCTGAAATTCAGGCCCTCGATCATGTTCCGCGTGGTGGAGGGCGCCCCCTGGTCGTTGGACCTGAACGCCAATTTCCTGCTCCGCGAGCGCATATGGTTCGGCGCTATGTACCGGGTGGGGAATTCCTTCGGCCTGCTGGGCCAGTACCAGGTGAACGACCAGTTCCGTGTGGGCTACGCCTTCGACCTCACCACCACGAGCATGGGGGCCTATAATGCAGGCACCCATGAAGTGATGCTCAACTACGATCTGCGTTTCATCAAGGGCCGCACGATATCGCCGCGCTATTTCTGA
- a CDS encoding PD40 domain-containing protein has translation MFTLLVGCAGHVCGQAEGYIREGDRHFQQLAFVRAVEAYSTAAELGAVNEHVAKRLAESHMRLGAMEEAEKWYAVVVKYLNREPRDMYNYAQALKSNGRYDEAEEWMDRYLASRGVDGPNRSNISGFARKFTQEEERFSIKPVGINTPYSDMAATWFDEGRVIFVSARSKRVAMDRRAAWNGQPFMDLYVADRSEGGDLSAPRPLRGRVNSRNHEGPATLGGGGNTIWFTRTNPQRSGQGIHRLSLFQARRDGDAFVAPEPFLYNNSEVSIGHPAVSPDGDVLYFVSDMPGGYGGTDLYVVRMQGGQWGEPENLGPLINTPYNEVFPFLAADGTLYFSSNGHPGLGGLDILAARPDGKGGFRSPINVGAPVNGPRDDFAFVIDATGSRGYFSSDRPGGAGSDDIYSFVMLAPLEQRFMCTGLVIDEEYDIPVIASEVFLYGANGQLIATTLTNARGEYAFTVEKDREYKLVAKLKGRFDGEQALSTDRIEQEQIITRDIRLVADAGIWLRGTVRPRERPGFLSGMTVSVVNLSSFHADSKTTGPGGDFSFRLQGNEEFEVLFEMPGYFSQSVPLSTIGMRQGIIDLNEARELVFDPMVIGEPVALKHIRWERGEARLDPIARTELDALAERMLVNPGIRIEVAVHSDARGEGGDDQRLTQKRAEAIVDHLRGKGVPRDRLTAKGYGATKLLNHCAPGVGCSEEEHAVNRRNEYIVTAIEP, from the coding sequence ATGTTCACGCTGCTGGTTGGCTGCGCTGGCCACGTCTGCGGCCAGGCCGAGGGCTACATCCGCGAAGGTGACCGGCATTTCCAGCAGCTGGCCTTCGTGCGTGCCGTGGAGGCGTACAGCACGGCCGCCGAACTGGGCGCGGTGAACGAGCACGTGGCCAAGCGCCTCGCGGAAAGCCACATGCGTTTGGGCGCGATGGAGGAGGCGGAGAAATGGTACGCCGTGGTGGTGAAGTACCTGAACCGCGAGCCGCGCGACATGTACAACTACGCCCAGGCGCTGAAGAGCAACGGGCGCTACGACGAGGCGGAGGAATGGATGGACCGCTACCTCGCATCACGCGGGGTGGATGGGCCCAACCGAAGCAACATCAGCGGCTTCGCGCGCAAGTTCACGCAGGAGGAGGAACGCTTCTCCATCAAGCCCGTGGGGATCAACACGCCCTACAGCGACATGGCCGCCACCTGGTTCGATGAGGGCCGCGTGATCTTCGTCTCGGCACGCAGCAAGCGCGTGGCCATGGACCGCCGTGCCGCCTGGAACGGACAGCCCTTCATGGACCTCTATGTGGCCGACAGGTCGGAAGGCGGTGATCTGAGCGCGCCACGCCCCCTGAGGGGCAGGGTGAACAGCAGGAACCATGAAGGCCCTGCAACCTTGGGCGGTGGCGGCAACACCATCTGGTTCACGCGCACCAATCCGCAGCGCAGCGGACAGGGCATCCACCGGCTGAGTCTGTTCCAGGCGCGCCGGGATGGCGACGCGTTCGTCGCGCCGGAGCCATTCCTCTACAACAACAGCGAGGTGTCGATCGGGCATCCCGCCGTGTCGCCCGATGGCGACGTGCTCTACTTCGTGAGCGATATGCCAGGCGGCTATGGTGGCACGGACCTCTACGTGGTGCGCATGCAGGGCGGCCAATGGGGCGAACCGGAGAATCTGGGACCGCTGATCAATACGCCGTACAATGAAGTGTTCCCCTTCCTCGCGGCGGACGGCACCTTGTACTTCTCATCCAATGGGCATCCGGGACTTGGCGGCCTGGACATTCTCGCCGCACGCCCCGACGGCAAAGGCGGATTCAGGTCGCCGATCAACGTGGGTGCTCCGGTGAACGGCCCACGGGATGATTTCGCCTTCGTGATCGACGCCACCGGCAGCCGGGGCTACTTCAGCAGCGACAGGCCGGGCGGTGCGGGCAGCGATGACATCTACAGTTTCGTGATGCTCGCCCCCTTGGAGCAACGTTTCATGTGCACGGGCCTGGTGATCGATGAGGAGTACGACATACCCGTGATCGCCTCAGAGGTATTCCTATATGGTGCCAACGGGCAGCTGATCGCCACCACGCTCACCAACGCGCGCGGCGAGTACGCCTTCACCGTGGAAAAGGACCGCGAGTACAAGCTGGTGGCCAAGCTCAAAGGCCGCTTCGATGGCGAGCAGGCGCTGAGCACCGATCGCATCGAGCAGGAACAGATCATCACACGCGACATCCGCCTGGTGGCCGATGCAGGCATCTGGTTGCGCGGCACCGTGCGCCCGCGTGAGCGCCCCGGATTCCTCTCTGGCATGACCGTGAGCGTGGTGAACCTGAGCAGTTTCCACGCGGACAGCAAGACCACCGGCCCCGGCGGTGATTTCAGTTTCCGCCTGCAGGGCAACGAGGAGTTCGAAGTGCTCTTCGAGATGCCCGGCTATTTCAGTCAAAGCGTTCCGTTGTCCACCATCGGCATGCGGCAGGGCATCATCGACCTCAACGAGGCGCGAGAGCTGGTCTTCGATCCGATGGTCATCGGGGAGCCCGTCGCCTTGAAGCATATACGTTGGGAACGCGGTGAGGCCAGGTTGGATCCCATCGCACGCACCGAGCTGGACGCGTTGGCGGAACGGATGCTGGTGAACCCCGGCATCAGGATCGAAGTGGCCGTGCACAGCGATGCGCGCGGTGAAGGAGGGGATGATCAGCGCCTCACGCAGAAACGGGCCGAGGCCATCGTGGACCATCTGCGGGGCAAGGGTGTGCCACGCGATCGCTTGACCGCCAAGGGATACGGCGCCACAAAGCTGCTGAACCATTGCGCGCCCGGTGTGGGATGTTCCGAGGAGGAACACGCCGTGAACCGGCGCAATGAGTACATCGTCACCGCGATCGAGCCGTGA
- a CDS encoding polysaccharide deacetylase family protein: MYTVRIPAPVPALFRGITWRIPGDARAVHITFDDGPVPEVTPWVLDLLRAHDAKATFFCVGANAAAHPQLMDRIRGEGHTVGNHTWGHRDGWRTAHGVYLRDVARCQVFTRTALFRPPYGRITPRLTRALRAKYRLVMWDVLSGDFDTAIDGERCLHNVIDNVRPGSIVVFHDSVKAWDRLRYALPEALRSLKESGYRFPAIPEDMGVTARSR, from the coding sequence ATGTACACCGTGCGCATCCCCGCCCCGGTGCCCGCGCTGTTCCGGGGTATCACCTGGCGGATCCCGGGCGATGCGCGTGCGGTGCATATCACCTTCGACGATGGGCCTGTCCCCGAAGTGACCCCCTGGGTGCTGGACTTGCTGCGCGCGCACGACGCCAAGGCCACCTTCTTCTGCGTGGGCGCCAATGCGGCCGCCCACCCCCAGTTGATGGACCGTATCCGCGGGGAAGGCCACACGGTGGGCAACCATACCTGGGGCCACCGCGATGGTTGGCGCACCGCACACGGCGTCTACCTGCGCGATGTGGCACGCTGCCAGGTGTTCACCCGAACGGCCCTGTTCAGGCCGCCATATGGCAGGATCACGCCGCGCCTGACGCGCGCGCTGCGTGCGAAGTACCGCCTGGTGATGTGGGACGTGCTCAGTGGCGACTTCGACACCGCGATCGATGGGGAACGCTGCCTCCACAACGTGATCGACAACGTACGCCCGGGTTCCATCGTGGTGTTCCACGATAGTGTGAAGGCCTGGGACCGGCTGCGGTATGCGCTGCCCGAAGCGTTGCGATCGCTGAAAGAAAGCGGCTACAGGTTCCCGGCGATCCCCGAAGACATGGGCGTCACGGCTCGATCGCGGTGA
- a CDS encoding DUF2723 domain-containing protein, which produces MDFKKLNILTGWAVFLVAAWTYVSTIEPTASFWDCGEFIATAHKLQVGHPPGAPLFMILARVSSFFVAPEHVPVAVNVLSALASAFTILFLFWSITHMAHKLATRDGAELTTGALIAVLGSGIVGALAYTWSDSFWFSAVEGEVYALSSFFTAIVFWAILKWESEADQPHSTRWLILIAYLMGLSIGVHLLNLLCIPAIAFVYYFKRYQVTPTGIGITFVVSAVILGAIQTLIIPGIVRLAGRFELLFVNEMGLPFNTGNLIYALLLIGAIVWTLRWSQSKGRVLLNTIVLGVTVILIGYSTYAMIVIRSAANPPIDENNPENVFNLLSYLNREQYGDRPLLMGQFWDSPYASERRDGNPVYTATWIAKKDGREVRKFYDRWSAKHFLETTPGHTIDNQYIITDPRKGTEVVYDPEFTMLFPRMYSAQRGHTEAYKEWSGFKGVPIRTTDREGRPTIIHKPTMGENLRYFIDYQMNWMYWRYFMWNFAGRQNDVQGHGGILDGNWISGIKAIDAQRLGNQDHLPPSIADNKGHNKFYLLPLLLGVIGLVYQLVRHLRDWSVVMLLFFFTGIAIVIYLNQTPYQPRERDYAYVGSFYAFAIWIGLGVYALYDAARSITRRELAIGTGAALGLGMLKYLLEWGEDHSVSYAILYMGALGGAALFLFHFLGRSLRSEVLHGLLATAVGLIVPAVMVADGWDDHDRSERKPARDLAHNYLESCEPNAILFTNGDNDTFPLWYAQEVEGIRTDIRVVNLSLLNTDWYIDQMRRKAYTSDPVPFAMDPEKYRQGTRDVVALIPQGDREAYRDVREMMAFISNDRNMQPIFQRGQKDAWFPTDRFSLPVDSAHVFSNGTLQAKDTSAYVSAINWRINRQVLLKNHLMVLDLLSNFNWDRPIYFAVTTGPDSYINLQDHFQLEGLTYRLVPVYTPNPNPNLHGRVATDAMYHNVTEKFLWGNMDSANEIYLDENILRMTTNLRLQLSSLAEALITEGRMDEARTILDLSLEKMPAHNVPFDRILLPTVEAYYALGDTIKGNELNERLFDLMERNMTYFLSLEPRFAARVENEMAITHAVMGRLTSVASRYAPLPSVEAILRGDTLEPAFSDTLVKRFEEVEEAYEGKLMELEAAKRRTTRMRF; this is translated from the coding sequence ATGGACTTCAAGAAGCTCAACATCCTCACCGGCTGGGCCGTGTTCCTGGTGGCCGCATGGACCTATGTCTCCACCATCGAACCCACGGCCAGTTTCTGGGATTGCGGCGAATTCATCGCCACGGCCCACAAGCTGCAGGTAGGACACCCGCCCGGAGCGCCCCTGTTCATGATCCTGGCGCGCGTGAGCAGCTTCTTCGTGGCGCCCGAGCATGTGCCCGTGGCGGTGAACGTGCTCAGTGCGCTCGCCAGTGCCTTCACCATCCTCTTCCTCTTCTGGAGCATCACCCACATGGCCCACAAGCTGGCCACCCGCGATGGCGCCGAACTGACCACCGGGGCGTTGATCGCCGTACTGGGCAGCGGCATCGTGGGCGCCCTGGCCTACACCTGGAGCGACAGCTTCTGGTTCAGCGCCGTGGAGGGTGAGGTCTACGCCCTCTCCAGCTTCTTCACGGCCATCGTGTTCTGGGCCATCCTGAAATGGGAAAGCGAGGCCGACCAGCCCCACAGCACCCGCTGGCTGATCCTGATCGCCTACCTGATGGGCCTGAGCATCGGTGTGCACCTGCTGAACCTGCTCTGCATCCCGGCCATCGCCTTCGTCTACTACTTCAAGCGATACCAGGTCACGCCCACGGGCATCGGCATCACCTTCGTGGTGTCGGCGGTCATCCTCGGCGCCATCCAGACGCTCATCATCCCGGGCATCGTGCGTCTGGCGGGCCGGTTCGAACTCCTCTTCGTCAATGAAATGGGGCTGCCCTTCAACACGGGCAACCTGATCTACGCCCTGCTGCTGATCGGCGCCATCGTGTGGACCCTTCGGTGGTCCCAAAGCAAGGGCCGCGTACTGCTCAACACCATCGTGCTGGGCGTCACCGTGATCCTGATCGGCTACAGCACGTACGCCATGATCGTGATCCGCAGCGCGGCCAACCCACCGATCGACGAGAACAACCCGGAGAACGTCTTCAACCTGCTGAGCTACCTGAATCGAGAGCAGTACGGCGACAGGCCGCTGTTGATGGGCCAGTTCTGGGATTCGCCCTACGCCAGCGAACGGCGCGATGGCAACCCCGTGTACACCGCCACCTGGATCGCGAAGAAGGACGGCCGCGAGGTGCGCAAGTTCTACGACCGTTGGAGCGCGAAGCACTTCCTGGAGACGACCCCGGGGCATACGATCGACAACCAGTACATCATCACCGATCCGCGCAAGGGCACCGAGGTGGTCTATGACCCGGAGTTCACCATGCTCTTCCCGCGCATGTACAGCGCCCAGCGCGGCCACACGGAAGCCTACAAGGAATGGAGCGGCTTCAAGGGCGTGCCCATCCGCACCACCGACCGCGAGGGCCGGCCCACCATCATACACAAGCCCACCATGGGCGAGAACCTGCGCTATTTCATCGACTACCAGATGAACTGGATGTACTGGCGCTACTTCATGTGGAACTTCGCCGGCCGCCAGAACGACGTGCAGGGCCATGGCGGCATCCTGGACGGAAACTGGATCAGTGGCATCAAGGCCATCGATGCGCAGCGCCTGGGCAACCAGGACCACCTGCCGCCGAGTATCGCGGACAACAAGGGCCACAACAAATTCTACCTGCTGCCCCTGCTGCTGGGGGTCATCGGGCTGGTGTACCAGCTGGTGCGCCATCTGCGCGACTGGTCCGTGGTGATGCTCCTGTTCTTCTTCACCGGCATCGCCATCGTCATATACCTGAACCAGACGCCCTATCAGCCGCGCGAACGCGATTATGCCTACGTGGGTTCGTTCTACGCCTTCGCCATCTGGATAGGCCTGGGCGTGTACGCGCTGTATGACGCGGCCCGATCCATCACACGGCGCGAGCTGGCCATCGGTACCGGTGCGGCCTTGGGCCTGGGCATGCTCAAGTACCTGTTGGAATGGGGCGAGGACCATTCGGTTTCCTATGCCATCCTCTACATGGGCGCATTGGGCGGCGCTGCCTTGTTCCTCTTCCACTTCCTGGGCCGGTCTCTGCGCAGCGAGGTGCTGCACGGTCTGCTCGCCACGGCGGTGGGTCTCATCGTACCCGCCGTGATGGTGGCCGACGGCTGGGACGACCACGACCGCAGCGAGCGCAAACCCGCTCGCGACCTGGCGCACAACTACCTGGAAAGCTGCGAGCCCAACGCCATCCTCTTCACCAATGGGGACAACGACACCTTCCCGCTGTGGTACGCGCAGGAGGTGGAAGGCATTCGCACGGACATCCGCGTGGTGAACCTCAGCCTGCTGAACACCGACTGGTACATCGACCAGATGCGGCGCAAGGCCTACACGAGCGATCCGGTGCCCTTCGCCATGGACCCGGAGAAGTACCGCCAGGGCACACGCGATGTGGTGGCGCTGATCCCCCAGGGCGACCGTGAGGCCTACCGCGACGTGCGTGAAATGATGGCCTTCATCTCCAACGACCGCAACATGCAGCCCATCTTCCAGCGCGGCCAGAAGGACGCCTGGTTCCCCACCGACCGCTTCAGTCTGCCGGTGGACAGCGCCCATGTCTTCTCCAACGGCACGCTGCAGGCCAAGGACACGTCCGCCTACGTGTCCGCCATCAACTGGCGCATCAACCGCCAGGTGCTGCTGAAGAACCACCTGATGGTCCTCGACCTGCTGAGCAACTTCAACTGGGACCGGCCCATCTATTTCGCCGTCACCACCGGACCGGACAGCTACATCAATCTCCAGGACCACTTCCAGTTGGAGGGCCTCACCTACCGGTTGGTGCCGGTGTACACGCCCAATCCCAATCCGAACCTGCATGGGCGCGTGGCCACGGACGCGATGTACCACAACGTGACCGAAAAGTTCCTCTGGGGCAACATGGACAGCGCGAACGAGATCTACCTCGACGAGAACATCCTGCGCATGACCACCAACCTGCGCCTCCAGTTGAGCAGCCTGGCCGAGGCGCTGATCACCGAAGGCCGCATGGACGAGGCCCGCACCATCCTGGACCTGTCGCTGGAGAAGATGCCTGCGCACAACGTGCCCTTCGATCGCATCCTGCTGCCCACGGTGGAAGCCTATTACGCTTTGGGCGACACCATCAAAGGCAACGAGTTGAACGAGCGCCTCTTCGATCTGATGGAGCGCAACATGACCTACTTCCTCAGTCTGGAGCCCCGGTTCGCCGCACGCGTGGAGAACGAGATGGCCATCACGCATGCGGTGATGGGCCGATTGACGAGCGTGGCCAGCCGCTATGCGCCGCTGCCTTCGGTGGAAGCGATACTGCGCGGAGACACCTTGGAGCCGGCCTTCAGCGACACGCTGGTGAAGCGTTTTGAAGAGGTGGAGGAGGCGTACGAGGGGAAGCTGATGGAACTGGAGGCCGCCAAACGTCGCACCACACGAATGCGCTTCTGA